Proteins encoded by one window of Streptomyces sp. NBC_01477:
- a CDS encoding class I SAM-dependent methyltransferase gives MTDEQYEEFFEPYAGNVEGFYEADYWKLSDALVQELFRRHLQVRPGQHILDAGGGTGRWGLWCAEALGVEVTVADKSSRMLETAASNVAAAGAGDKVHLVECDLEDAPQLPDAAYDGVISTYGVLSFLDNPAAAFETLHRVMKPSAHGLLMSHSLSNAVHSKINRDGADPAELRELMDTGIVKWAPHVPPLRVYSSQNLRDLGENAGLQVERVFGVTTLAQPGPEDFGYPYQTISAVSKRLQEEEYFQTLLDLELKASEHPEWADRGVNLMVHVRKAG, from the coding sequence ATGACGGATGAACAGTACGAGGAATTCTTCGAGCCTTACGCGGGCAATGTGGAAGGCTTCTACGAGGCGGACTACTGGAAGCTCAGCGACGCCCTCGTGCAGGAGCTCTTCCGGCGCCACCTCCAGGTGCGGCCGGGCCAGCACATCCTCGACGCGGGCGGCGGGACCGGCCGGTGGGGGCTGTGGTGCGCGGAGGCGCTGGGCGTGGAGGTGACCGTGGCCGACAAGTCCTCCCGCATGCTGGAGACGGCGGCCTCCAACGTCGCGGCGGCCGGGGCCGGCGACAAGGTGCACCTCGTCGAGTGCGACCTGGAAGACGCTCCGCAGTTGCCCGACGCCGCGTACGACGGCGTCATCAGCACCTACGGCGTCCTCAGCTTCCTCGACAACCCCGCCGCGGCCTTCGAGACGCTGCACCGCGTCATGAAGCCCAGCGCGCACGGCCTGCTGATGAGCCACTCGCTGTCCAACGCCGTTCACTCCAAGATCAACCGGGACGGCGCCGACCCGGCCGAGCTGCGCGAGCTGATGGACACCGGGATCGTCAAGTGGGCTCCGCACGTCCCGCCGCTGCGCGTCTACTCCTCGCAGAACCTGCGTGATCTCGGCGAGAACGCCGGCCTCCAGGTGGAGCGGGTCTTCGGCGTCACCACGCTGGCCCAGCCCGGCCCCGAGGACTTCGGCTACCCCTACCAGACGATCAGCGCGGTCTCCAAGCGGCTCCAGGAGGAGGAGTATTTCCAGACCCTCCTCGACCTGGAGCTGAAGGCGTCCGAGCACCCGGAGTGGGCCGACCGGGGCGTCAACTTGATGGTGCACGTGCGCAAGGCCGGCTGA